In one window of Candidatus Scalindua sp. DNA:
- the gmk gene encoding guanylate kinase, whose amino-acid sequence MNETGRLIILSGPSGSGKTTLCKQLMRDLRVKRSVSVTTREPREGEQDGVDYHFITKRIFENLIKEDKLLEYAEYCGSYYGTPLEPVKEAIKKGELFILAIDVKGALQVMEKVSDTTSIFVMAPDKVILRQRLEGRVTDSEMEINKRVEQSENELRYRDRYDYCIVNDKLEVAVNEIKKILGLT is encoded by the coding sequence GTGAATGAAACCGGTCGATTAATAATACTCTCAGGGCCATCTGGGAGTGGAAAAACTACTCTATGTAAACAGTTGATGAGAGATTTAAGGGTAAAGAGATCTGTCTCCGTTACGACGAGAGAACCAAGAGAGGGAGAGCAAGATGGAGTTGATTACCATTTCATCACAAAGAGGATATTTGAGAACCTGATTAAGGAAGACAAATTACTGGAATATGCTGAGTACTGTGGATCATATTATGGGACTCCTCTGGAACCCGTCAAAGAGGCAATTAAAAAGGGGGAACTCTTTATCCTTGCTATTGATGTAAAAGGTGCTTTACAGGTTATGGAGAAAGTTTCCGATACAACGTCTATCTTCGTCATGGCTCCGGACAAGGTAATTTTGCGGCAGAGATTAGAAGGCAGGGTAACTGACAGTGAAATGGAAATCAACAAAAGGGTTGAACAGTCGGAAAATGAGTTAAGGTATCGGGACCGCTATGATTACTGTATTGTGAATGATAAATTAGAAGTTGCCGTGAATGAGATTAAGAAGATTCTGGGTCTGACCTGA
- a CDS encoding phosphopantothenoylcysteine decarboxylase, whose product MKREIILGVTGSIAAFKAAEVVSKLRSHGFCVTVIMTRSAQKFVKPLTFRTLSQNRVITDLFIDDTVYDPQHVSLANKAGIIVIAPATANIIGKLASGISDDALTCAVVASEAPVLIAPAMDDRMYLNPITQENIRKLQGLGYKFIGPGKGRLASGRIGVGRMEDVEIVVQAIIDELRGVSGERAHV is encoded by the coding sequence ATGAAGAGAGAAATTATACTCGGTGTTACCGGTAGCATAGCGGCTTTTAAGGCTGCGGAAGTAGTTTCCAAACTACGAAGTCATGGGTTTTGTGTAACGGTGATAATGACGAGATCTGCGCAGAAATTTGTTAAGCCCTTGACCTTTCGCACACTTTCCCAGAACAGGGTTATAACCGATCTTTTTATTGATGATACGGTTTACGATCCGCAGCATGTTTCCCTGGCCAATAAAGCGGGGATTATTGTTATTGCACCTGCAACAGCCAATATTATCGGCAAATTGGCATCTGGAATTTCTGATGATGCACTAACGTGTGCAGTTGTAGCCTCAGAAGCACCTGTCCTGATCGCACCCGCAATGGATGATCGAATGTACTTAAATCCGATAACACAGGAAAACATCAGGAAACTGCAAGGACTTGGGTATAAATTTATTGGTCCGGGAAAGGGAAGATTAGCATCGGGTCGAATAGGTGTCGGGAGAATGGAGGACGTTGAAATTGTAGTTCAGGCAATTATTGACGAATTGAGAGGCGTGTCGGGGGAAAGGGCACATGTGTGA
- the dut gene encoding dUTP diphosphatase codes for MFEINVKIKRKKGCDDLPLPKYMSQAASGMDLYAAVDEPTLLGKGEIKLIPAGIFIALPYGNEAQVRPRSGLALKYGLTLVNSPGTIDSDYRGEIGVIMCNLGTQEFLIERGMRIAQLVVQPVVRAVLEEVDDLEETQRGNRGFGHTGH; via the coding sequence ATGTTTGAGATAAACGTAAAGATCAAGAGAAAAAAGGGATGCGATGATCTGCCTTTGCCAAAATATATGAGTCAGGCAGCCAGCGGTATGGATCTCTATGCGGCAGTTGACGAACCAACTCTTCTGGGAAAGGGAGAAATAAAGTTAATCCCTGCCGGGATCTTTATCGCATTACCGTATGGTAATGAGGCTCAGGTTCGTCCAAGAAGTGGCCTGGCATTGAAATATGGCTTGACGCTGGTTAACTCTCCAGGAACCATTGACAGTGATTATCGGGGGGAAATCGGTGTTATCATGTGCAATCTGGGAACTCAGGAATTTTTGATTGAACGTGGAATGCGGATAGCACAATTGGTAGTCCAGCCTGTTGTCAGGGCAGTATTGGAAGAGGTGGATGATCTGGAGGAAACTCAACGAGGTAATAGGGGCTTTGGACATACGGGGCATTGA
- a CDS encoding DNA translocase FtsK encodes MERAKVFHSAYSMSIFTIAVFLLISIATFSPNDPPFGNYPLNNPVQNYCGKLGAGISGYLISSIGVISYLLALLIGALGIILFLRKKVEILWVKIFGAILFILSITPILSIFSFSVKTFKLPPDIGGIFGIVTSLKLMEYLGVTGASILLTLGLLVAVMLISDKSLEPLVLWGYKKCKGLNFYHPMAREYVGKIIEKVPSRRTLNLVDDICELDEPVRKRDEITTDEPVRRGDEITTQVRIKSADDERKPKRPDKIMRKDTAGFSKDQDYVYPPLELLDELQNYKFDNDEHVMEKSEVLKRTLAQFNVNAEIVGIERGPSVTMHELDLAPGTKLGKVSSLSDDIAIALKAPSIRIVAPIQGKSTIGIEVPNTHRKPVKMRELFGTVDKHIQSQSIPLLLGKDIAGYPLIADLADMPHLLVAGTTGSGKSVCLNSIILSILFLQHPKNLKLLLIDPKMVEFSPFKNVPHLITPVVTDMKRAAAILEWAVNKMDERYALLARAGVRNIVGYNKLDELTKQKRLNPEGDATIDEETFFMPHLVIIVDELADLMMVASKEVETSIIRISQKSRAVGIHLIVATQRPSVDVITGLIKSNLPSRIAFYVFSKVDSRTILDQNGAEKLLGRGDMLFLPPGTSKLERVQGTFVSEEEVNRIVEFLKERAHPEFSPELKNVQGTLKKSDSVKDDLYDEAIRIILESQRGSVSLLQRRLEIGYSRAARLIDLMAEDGFVGEYKGSQAREVYITLDDWTAQRNQN; translated from the coding sequence ATGGAAAGAGCAAAGGTTTTTCATTCAGCGTATTCAATGTCTATTTTTACAATTGCAGTATTTTTGTTAATAAGCATTGCCACATTCTCACCAAACGACCCTCCATTTGGAAATTATCCTCTAAACAATCCTGTACAGAATTATTGTGGTAAACTGGGGGCAGGTATTTCCGGCTACCTGATTTCCAGTATCGGAGTGATTTCATATCTCCTCGCCTTATTAATAGGTGCATTGGGTATTATACTGTTTCTGAGAAAGAAAGTAGAGATCCTGTGGGTAAAGATATTTGGAGCAATATTGTTTATTTTGTCGATTACGCCGATACTGAGCATTTTCAGCTTTTCCGTAAAGACATTTAAATTGCCGCCTGATATCGGAGGTATCTTTGGTATCGTTACTTCACTTAAGCTGATGGAATATCTTGGTGTAACCGGTGCAAGTATACTGCTGACACTTGGATTGCTTGTGGCGGTAATGCTTATTTCCGATAAAAGTTTGGAACCTCTCGTTCTTTGGGGCTATAAAAAGTGTAAGGGGCTCAATTTTTATCATCCGATGGCACGAGAATATGTTGGTAAGATTATAGAAAAGGTTCCATCCAGGAGAACTCTGAATCTGGTAGATGATATTTGTGAACTGGATGAACCAGTCAGGAAGAGAGATGAAATCACCACAGATGAACCAGTAAGGAGGGGAGATGAAATTACCACACAGGTAAGGATAAAATCAGCAGATGATGAGCGGAAACCTAAAAGGCCAGATAAGATTATGAGAAAAGATACTGCCGGTTTTAGTAAAGATCAAGATTACGTATATCCTCCACTCGAACTCCTGGACGAGCTCCAGAATTACAAATTCGATAACGATGAACATGTGATGGAAAAATCCGAGGTCTTAAAAAGGACACTGGCTCAGTTTAATGTAAACGCGGAGATAGTAGGTATTGAGAGAGGTCCATCGGTAACAATGCATGAATTGGATTTGGCTCCGGGTACAAAGCTTGGGAAGGTCTCTTCTCTTTCAGATGATATTGCTATTGCCCTGAAGGCGCCGAGTATTCGTATCGTAGCTCCCATACAGGGAAAATCTACTATCGGAATAGAAGTGCCGAATACCCATCGTAAACCGGTAAAGATGCGTGAGTTGTTCGGGACGGTGGATAAGCATATTCAGTCTCAATCGATACCATTATTATTGGGTAAGGATATTGCGGGTTATCCATTGATTGCAGATCTTGCCGACATGCCGCATCTTTTAGTCGCTGGCACAACCGGTTCAGGTAAGTCGGTATGTCTTAATTCCATCATTTTAAGCATACTTTTTCTCCAGCACCCAAAAAATCTCAAGTTGCTGCTGATAGATCCAAAGATGGTTGAGTTTTCTCCATTCAAGAATGTTCCGCATTTGATCACCCCTGTTGTCACTGACATGAAGAGGGCAGCAGCAATATTGGAATGGGCGGTCAACAAGATGGACGAACGATATGCGCTCCTTGCAAGGGCGGGAGTGAGAAACATAGTGGGGTATAACAAGTTGGATGAGCTGACAAAACAAAAAAGGCTGAACCCTGAAGGAGATGCGACTATTGATGAAGAGACTTTTTTTATGCCCCATTTAGTGATAATTGTTGATGAATTGGCTGATTTGATGATGGTAGCTTCGAAAGAGGTGGAGACCTCTATTATCAGGATTTCCCAAAAGTCAAGGGCTGTCGGCATACACCTCATTGTTGCAACCCAAAGACCGTCAGTTGATGTTATTACGGGTTTGATAAAATCTAACCTGCCTTCAAGAATTGCCTTTTATGTATTCTCTAAAGTGGATTCACGTACAATTCTGGATCAAAATGGTGCGGAAAAGCTTCTCGGGCGCGGAGACATGCTGTTTTTGCCTCCCGGTACCTCCAAGCTGGAAAGGGTTCAAGGTACCTTTGTGAGCGAGGAGGAGGTGAATAGAATTGTGGAATTTTTAAAGGAGAGGGCCCATCCGGAATTTAGTCCGGAATTGAAGAATGTGCAGGGGACACTTAAAAAGAGTGACTCTGTGAAAGATGATCTGTACGATGAAGCAATTAGAATTATATTGGAATCACAGCGTGGGTCGGTTTCTTTATTACAGCGGCGCCTGGAGATTGGGTATTCCCGTGCAGCCAGGTTAATTGATCTGATGGCTGAAGATGGGTTTGTTGGCGAATATAAAGGGAGTCAGGCGCGGGAGGTATATATTACGCTTGATGATTGGACAGCTCAGAGGAATCAGAATTAG
- the pgsA gene encoding CDP-diacylglycerol--glycerol-3-phosphate 3-phosphatidyltransferase, producing MSVESGNADVPENKPNRGGRELFNLPNKLTLSRFILSVVFFFLLSYEFFISALVVFFLAVVTDWFDGYYARKRGQSTDLGRMADPFVDKVIICGGFIIMIPLAEEIVAPWMVIVIVMREFFVSSIRGYSESKGVPFASNIWGKTKMFCQSVTIFILILYVAHFSSIGWTGYVVYSGMWITVIVTLFSAVFYLISGKKVLLAS from the coding sequence ATGAGTGTTGAGTCAGGCAATGCAGATGTTCCCGAAAATAAGCCAAATCGCGGGGGAAGAGAACTCTTTAACCTCCCCAACAAATTAACCCTTTCCAGATTTATTCTCTCAGTTGTCTTTTTTTTCCTGCTCTCTTATGAATTTTTTATTTCCGCTTTAGTGGTTTTTTTCCTGGCGGTTGTTACCGACTGGTTTGACGGATATTATGCGAGAAAACGGGGGCAATCGACAGACCTTGGCAGAATGGCAGATCCTTTTGTTGACAAGGTGATTATCTGTGGCGGGTTTATTATCATGATCCCACTTGCAGAGGAGATCGTTGCTCCATGGATGGTGATTGTAATTGTGATGCGGGAGTTCTTTGTCAGCAGCATAAGGGGTTATTCAGAATCTAAGGGTGTTCCTTTTGCCAGTAATATCTGGGGGAAGACAAAGATGTTTTGCCAATCGGTAACAATATTTATTCTCATCCTCTATGTAGCACACTTCAGCAGTATAGGCTGGACGGGATATGTTGTTTACAGCGGTATGTGGATTACGGTTATTGTCACCCTTTTTTCGGCTGTCTTTTACCTCATCTCCGGCAAGAAAGTCCTTCTTGCTTCGTAA
- a CDS encoding cation diffusion facilitator family transporter, producing the protein MSHDHCNRRDNYNRSFAIGVILNIVFVAIEASYGIFADSLALIADAGHNLSDVVSLLLAWWASVLATKAATEKRTYGFRKATVMASLVSAILLFVALGGITWEAVGRFLHPEPVEGMTVIIVAAIGVFINTLTALLFINDQKHDLNIRGAFLHMAADAVVSLGVVVAGIFIIMKGWLWIDPVVSLVIVVVILVGTWGFLRDSINYAMDAVPDRIDIPAIKNYLVSFDHVNRIHDLHVWPLSTTEIALTVHVVVNDASLDNNFLRSLQLHLHHRFGIVHSTIQVETAMGENECMLDTHKCVYKKG; encoded by the coding sequence ATGAGCCACGATCACTGTAACAGGAGAGACAATTACAATCGTTCCTTTGCAATTGGTGTTATACTTAATATTGTTTTCGTTGCTATTGAAGCCAGCTATGGTATATTTGCCGACTCACTTGCACTGATAGCGGACGCAGGACACAACTTAAGTGATGTTGTCAGTCTTTTACTTGCCTGGTGGGCAAGCGTACTTGCCACAAAAGCTGCGACAGAAAAGCGGACGTATGGTTTCAGAAAGGCGACAGTCATGGCTTCACTGGTTAGTGCGATACTTCTTTTTGTTGCGCTCGGAGGCATTACCTGGGAAGCTGTCGGACGGTTTTTGCACCCGGAGCCTGTAGAAGGCATGACAGTTATTATAGTGGCTGCAATTGGAGTCTTCATCAATACCCTGACCGCATTGCTTTTTATCAACGATCAAAAACACGACCTAAATATAAGAGGTGCCTTCCTTCATATGGCTGCTGATGCAGTGGTATCGCTCGGAGTGGTTGTCGCCGGTATATTTATCATAATGAAGGGCTGGCTGTGGATCGATCCTGTGGTGAGCCTTGTGATCGTGGTTGTTATCCTTGTCGGCACATGGGGGTTTCTTCGGGATTCCATAAACTATGCTATGGATGCCGTGCCGGATAGAATCGATATTCCTGCAATAAAGAACTATTTGGTTAGCTTTGATCACGTCAATCGAATTCACGATTTGCATGTCTGGCCGTTGAGCACCACCGAAATTGCACTGACTGTTCATGTAGTAGTGAATGACGCCTCGCTGGATAATAATTTCCTGCGGAGCCTCCAGCTACATCTGCACCATCGTTTCGGAATAGTGCATTCTACAATCCAGGTTGAGACAGCCATGGGTGAAAATGAATGTATGCTGGATACTCATAAATGCGTATATAAGAAGGGCTAA
- a CDS encoding protoglobin family protein, which translates to MSIMSDAYMKMYPMEAKKKVTSGKGTAVLDIPEFKKAWELYQETSIDITKRFEYMAQCLNFTDKDTEAIKESKEIIAANLKTILDHIYYEKLIKDPWLSKWFRDEKGNIAKQYVDVRRAKQQKFLLKILECKWDEEFWNHVRWVGAIHVPTFGLEEMYIPVRLNIALWGYLHQYLFNLFAEELKNDPDKLRRITTAWTKFFWIFIDIYHIEYFPSWM; encoded by the coding sequence ATGTCAATTATGTCGGATGCGTATATGAAGATGTACCCTATGGAGGCAAAAAAGAAAGTGACCTCGGGAAAGGGTACCGCAGTATTGGATATTCCTGAATTTAAAAAAGCATGGGAGCTTTACCAAGAAACCAGCATAGATATAACCAAGCGTTTTGAGTATATGGCACAGTGCCTGAACTTTACGGATAAAGATACTGAGGCTATTAAGGAATCCAAGGAAATTATTGCTGCAAACCTTAAAACAATCCTTGATCACATTTATTATGAAAAACTGATAAAGGACCCATGGCTGTCCAAATGGTTCAGGGATGAAAAAGGAAATATTGCCAAACAATATGTTGATGTCCGGAGGGCGAAACAACAGAAATTCCTGCTTAAGATACTAGAGTGTAAGTGGGATGAAGAGTTCTGGAACCATGTCAGATGGGTTGGTGCTATCCATGTGCCGACATTTGGTCTTGAGGAAATGTATATACCCGTCCGATTGAACATTGCGTTGTGGGGCTATTTACACCAGTATCTCTTCAACCTCTTTGCTGAGGAGTTGAAGAACGATCCGGATAAACTACGCAGGATTACAACTGCCTGGACAAAATTCTTCTGGATATTCATCGATATATACCATATTGAATATTTTCCATCCTGGATGTAA
- a CDS encoding FmdE family protein has translation MSEGQTKFNRDFFDQVEPIKLKDPLAVALGAMDKDEPFVYKYGDAVKTAGHSCPAVSGAYRLTQIALKKLYGDETPIRGEIKVKFRGGIEYKVNGPISQVVTLITGAAAENGFHGLGGGKFNRNNLLTFDEESQPPAGAICSAIFTRTDNGKSVEVSYTNNMLPVNPKMGELMPLSVSGTGSKEQIEEFGKLWHERIKMVLMEDIEGMFVVKETS, from the coding sequence ATGTCAGAAGGACAGACAAAATTTAACAGAGATTTTTTTGATCAAGTAGAGCCCATCAAATTAAAGGACCCACTTGCCGTTGCTTTAGGTGCAATGGACAAGGACGAACCTTTCGTCTACAAATATGGCGATGCAGTAAAAACTGCAGGTCATTCCTGCCCTGCGGTCTCGGGTGCATATCGTTTGACACAGATTGCATTAAAGAAGCTTTATGGTGACGAGACACCGATCAGGGGTGAGATAAAGGTGAAATTTCGGGGTGGAATCGAGTACAAGGTAAATGGTCCGATATCTCAAGTTGTCACTTTAATAACGGGTGCTGCAGCAGAAAACGGGTTTCATGGATTAGGCGGCGGGAAATTTAACCGGAACAATCTCTTAACGTTTGATGAAGAAAGCCAGCCTCCTGCAGGCGCTATCTGTTCCGCAATCTTTACACGGACAGACAATGGCAAATCGGTCGAAGTTTCTTACACGAACAATATGCTTCCCGTTAATCCGAAGATGGGAGAACTGATGCCTCTTTCGGTTAGCGGTACCGGTTCCAAGGAACAAATTGAAGAATTTGGAAAATTGTGGCATGAGAGAATAAAGATGGTATTAATGGAAGACATTGAGGGAATGTTTGTGGTAAAAGAGACGTCTTAA
- the phoU gene encoding phosphate signaling complex protein PhoU → MSRKAFRKNMNALEDDLIITGDMVSEAINNSVKALKEGNVDNARKIIADDSLINKKRWEIEEVCVRLFATQQPVATDLRELITVLNIITDLERMGDHAEGIAKIVLMHEGQPLVKPLVQIPQMAEKAVDMLKKSLEAFANRDDKTARALCNEDDKVDEIYEHVYRELLKIMIEDPKTITRATYLIWAAHNLERIADRVTNICERIVYLVTGKMEEMNVSNY, encoded by the coding sequence ATGTCAAGAAAGGCATTCAGGAAAAACATGAATGCACTTGAAGATGATCTAATCATTACCGGCGACATGGTCAGTGAGGCCATTAATAATTCTGTAAAAGCGTTAAAAGAAGGTAATGTGGATAACGCAAGAAAAATTATTGCTGATGATTCCCTTATAAATAAGAAACGATGGGAGATTGAAGAAGTGTGTGTCCGCCTCTTTGCAACCCAGCAACCTGTCGCAACCGATCTGAGAGAACTCATAACTGTCTTAAATATCATTACTGACCTGGAACGGATGGGTGACCATGCAGAGGGTATCGCGAAGATTGTTCTTATGCATGAAGGTCAACCTCTTGTGAAACCATTAGTACAGATTCCGCAAATGGCTGAAAAGGCTGTAGACATGCTGAAGAAGAGCCTTGAAGCATTTGCAAACCGGGACGATAAAACAGCACGAGCCTTATGCAATGAGGATGATAAAGTCGATGAGATCTACGAACATGTCTATCGGGAACTTTTAAAGATCATGATTGAGGATCCAAAGACTATTACCCGGGCAACGTATCTTATTTGGGCTGCCCATAATTTAGAGAGAATAGCAGACCGTGTGACAAATATTTGTGAACGTATTGTTTATCTCGTAACGGGTAAAATGGAAGAAATGAACGTATCAAATTATTAA
- the pstB gene encoding phosphate ABC transporter ATP-binding protein PstB — protein sequence MDKIDIKEFSLSYGEKQILKRISLNIPQMKITAIIGPSGCGKSSLLRCMNRMNDLVPSSRIEGQILFNGKNIYAHDVDVVELRRKIGMVFQKPNPFPKTIYDNIAYGLRINGIKDKKKISRIVEESLVDCGLWKETKDRLQTSAYELSGGQQQRLCIARALAVKPDIILMDEPCSALDPASTFRVEELMVKLKKKYTVIIVTHNMQQAARVSDFTGFLFVGKLIEFDNTNSIFTRPRKKLTENYISGHFG from the coding sequence ATGGACAAGATAGACATAAAAGAATTCAGCTTGTCTTACGGTGAAAAGCAGATTTTAAAACGCATAAGCCTGAATATTCCTCAGATGAAGATTACGGCTATTATCGGCCCGTCTGGATGTGGAAAATCGAGCCTATTACGCTGTATGAATAGAATGAATGACCTTGTTCCCTCGTCAAGGATTGAGGGACAAATCCTGTTTAACGGGAAAAATATCTATGCACACGATGTTGACGTGGTTGAATTGCGGCGAAAAATAGGAATGGTATTTCAGAAACCAAACCCGTTTCCAAAAACAATATATGACAATATCGCCTACGGATTACGGATAAACGGTATTAAAGACAAAAAGAAGATATCCAGAATCGTTGAAGAGAGTTTAGTGGACTGCGGACTCTGGAAGGAGACAAAGGACAGGCTTCAGACTTCAGCGTATGAGCTTTCAGGAGGCCAGCAGCAAAGGCTGTGTATCGCCAGGGCACTTGCAGTAAAACCCGATATAATACTGATGGATGAACCCTGCTCGGCCCTGGACCCGGCCAGCACGTTCAGGGTGGAAGAGTTAATGGTAAAACTGAAAAAAAAATATACCGTTATAATAGTAACTCACAATATGCAGCAGGCGGCAAGAGTATCTGATTTTACCGGATTTCTTTTTGTGGGGAAACTTATTGAGTTCGACAATACAAATTCAATCTTTACGAGACCAAGAAAAAAGCTTACGGAAAATTACATCAGCGGGCACTTCGGTTAA
- a CDS encoding inorganic phosphate transporter yields the protein MNVETILIITALSVSFYMAWNIGANDVANAMGTSVGSGALTLKQAILVAAVMEFAGAFLVGSHVTDTVRKGIVDPSLFSDNPNCYIYGMLAALMAAGTWLNFASYRGWPVSTTHSIVGSVLGFGIISGGSSSIHWDKVSQIAASWVISPLLSGTISFLIFCLLRKVIFYSATPVKSAKRLTPFLVFFVLGILTLVLVFKGLKNLHLDLSLTHALILASLVGLSGALISIPLVNKINESQRQHGGSELIDPKVKRSMKKVTMHLRKAKDSVTGELSDEIANLLTKTEKISDRFGKFFETKHISKEYQTVEKIFVYLQILSACFVAFAHGANDVANAIGPLAGVLSTIKSGIVGVKAEVPILVLLLGGIGIIVGLATWGWRVIATIGNQITELTPTRGFSAEFGAAITIVLASKLALPVSTTHTLVGAVLGVGMARGFTSLNLRTIRDILISWVITIPAGALLTAVFYYVIKTLFSL from the coding sequence TTGAACGTCGAAACAATACTCATTATAACTGCCTTATCTGTCAGCTTCTACATGGCGTGGAATATTGGAGCAAACGATGTTGCAAACGCCATGGGAACATCCGTCGGTTCAGGGGCGTTAACCCTGAAACAGGCGATCCTTGTCGCTGCCGTCATGGAATTTGCCGGCGCATTTCTCGTCGGTTCACACGTCACAGACACGGTTAGAAAGGGAATCGTCGACCCCTCTCTTTTTTCTGATAACCCAAATTGTTATATCTATGGAATGCTCGCTGCATTAATGGCAGCCGGTACATGGTTGAACTTTGCCTCGTACAGAGGATGGCCGGTCTCTACCACCCATTCAATCGTAGGATCCGTTCTGGGGTTTGGCATCATCTCCGGCGGATCCTCCTCCATTCATTGGGATAAGGTATCGCAGATTGCTGCAAGCTGGGTGATATCTCCGCTTTTAAGCGGAACGATCTCTTTCTTAATCTTTTGTCTTTTAAGAAAAGTTATTTTTTATTCAGCGACTCCTGTCAAATCAGCAAAAAGATTAACACCGTTTCTGGTATTCTTTGTTCTTGGAATATTAACATTGGTTCTGGTTTTCAAAGGATTAAAAAATCTCCATCTCGATCTGTCTCTGACACATGCCCTGATCCTTGCCTCCCTGGTCGGTTTATCAGGAGCCCTCATCAGTATCCCCCTTGTTAATAAAATTAATGAATCGCAGAGGCAACATGGCGGGAGTGAACTAATCGATCCAAAGGTAAAGAGAAGCATGAAAAAGGTAACCATGCACCTTCGCAAGGCAAAGGATTCCGTCACGGGAGAGCTTTCCGATGAAATAGCCAATTTGTTGACTAAAACAGAAAAGATCTCAGACCGGTTTGGAAAATTCTTTGAAACCAAACACATCAGTAAAGAGTACCAAACCGTGGAAAAGATCTTTGTTTATTTGCAGATTTTGAGCGCCTGCTTTGTTGCCTTTGCTCACGGTGCGAATGACGTAGCCAACGCTATCGGGCCATTAGCAGGAGTTCTCTCTACAATTAAATCGGGCATAGTAGGAGTAAAGGCTGAAGTCCCCATACTTGTACTTCTCCTGGGTGGCATAGGGATAATTGTCGGGCTGGCTACGTGGGGATGGCGTGTTATTGCTACTATCGGAAATCAGATCACCGAACTGACTCCCACAAGAGGTTTTTCTGCTGAATTCGGAGCCGCCATAACGATTGTACTTGCCTCTAAACTCGCCTTACCTGTATCCACAACACACACTCTTGTCGGCGCCGTTCTCGGTGTGGGAATGGCCAGAGGCTTTACCTCCTTAAATCTCAGAACCATCAGAGATATTTTGATTTCATGGGTAATAACCATACCTGCCGGTGCATTACTAACCGCAGTATTTTATTATGTGATTAAAACTTTATTTTCCTTATAA